One Streptomyces lincolnensis genomic region harbors:
- a CDS encoding MFS transporter yields the protein MSQRPGWQLPLGLMLGAFIALLDVSIVTVALPDIGSDLNTGTSGMQWVVDAYTLPLSALLLAGGVLGDRCGRKRTYLTGIVVFTLASLGCALAPSVGALIAARAVQGAAAALVFTGTLSNLAQAYPEPRERARIIGLNGAVGGSAIVIGPLLGGVLVDSVGWRSIFLINLPVGLLILWLGARSLPETSDPDHAHLDLTGQVLALVLLGTLTYGLIESHAHGWASAHTVAPLFTAFAALVLFIWWERRSPRPMLPVRLFRDRGFTVPNVCSFVLGFGTSAVFFLLSLYLQQVQGRSAIQTGLRFLPLTLSICAVAPVASTLCAKFGAIRVMVVGYLVSAAGLAGLLLLDVDTGLGTLAVVSVVLGAGMGAAIGPTQLAGVAALPVRQSGLAAATISTTRQVGTALGVAVLGLIVATSAGAGPGTEGFADGFVRGLHISAAVTAASTLAAAVLLTPLARRTRPAVIPAHARQSADQSLGMKERREG from the coding sequence ATGTCTCAACGCCCTGGATGGCAGCTGCCCTTGGGACTGATGCTGGGCGCGTTCATCGCCCTGCTGGACGTCTCGATCGTGACCGTCGCACTGCCCGACATCGGATCCGATCTGAACACAGGCACTTCTGGCATGCAGTGGGTCGTCGACGCCTACACCCTGCCCCTGTCCGCGCTGCTGCTGGCCGGCGGAGTGCTCGGCGACCGGTGCGGCCGCAAGCGCACCTACCTGACGGGCATCGTCGTCTTCACCCTCGCCTCGCTCGGCTGCGCGCTCGCCCCATCCGTCGGTGCCCTGATCGCCGCCCGCGCTGTCCAGGGGGCCGCGGCCGCGCTCGTCTTCACCGGCACGCTGTCGAACCTTGCCCAGGCGTATCCCGAGCCGCGTGAACGCGCCCGGATCATCGGCCTGAACGGCGCCGTCGGCGGATCCGCGATCGTGATCGGGCCGCTGCTCGGCGGTGTGCTGGTCGACAGCGTCGGCTGGCGAAGCATCTTCCTGATCAACCTGCCGGTCGGGCTGCTCATCCTCTGGCTCGGTGCCCGGTCCCTGCCGGAGACCTCCGATCCGGACCACGCCCACCTCGACCTCACCGGCCAGGTCCTCGCCCTGGTACTGCTCGGAACCCTCACTTACGGACTGATCGAGAGCCACGCACACGGCTGGGCCTCCGCGCACACGGTGGCACCGCTGTTCACGGCCTTCGCCGCGCTGGTGCTCTTCATCTGGTGGGAACGGCGCAGTCCCCGCCCGATGCTGCCGGTGCGGCTCTTCCGTGACAGGGGATTCACCGTGCCCAACGTCTGCTCGTTCGTCCTCGGCTTCGGCACCAGCGCGGTGTTCTTCCTGCTCTCGCTCTACCTCCAGCAGGTCCAGGGACGCTCGGCCATCCAGACGGGGCTGCGTTTCCTCCCCCTGACACTGTCCATCTGCGCCGTGGCGCCTGTCGCCAGCACACTGTGCGCGAAGTTCGGAGCGATCCGCGTCATGGTGGTCGGCTACCTGGTGTCGGCGGCGGGGCTCGCCGGTCTCCTCCTGCTCGACGTCGACACGGGGCTGGGCACCCTCGCCGTGGTCTCCGTCGTCCTCGGTGCGGGCATGGGCGCGGCCATCGGTCCCACGCAGCTCGCCGGGGTGGCCGCACTGCCGGTGCGGCAGTCGGGGCTGGCCGCCGCGACCATCAGCACGACCCGGCAGGTGGGCACCGCGCTGGGGGTCGCCGTCCTGGGACTCATCGTTGCCACCAGTGCCGGTGCCGGGCCGGGAACCGAGGGTTTCGCCGACGGGTTCGTTCGCGGGCTGCACATCTCGGCCGCGGTCACGGCGGCCTCGACCCTTGCCGCCGCCGTGCTGCTGACCCCGCTGGCTCGCCGGACGCGACCGGCTGTCATCCCCGCCCACGCACGGCAGTCGGCAGACCAGAGCCTCGGGATGAAGGAACGGAGGGAGGGATAA
- the trxA gene encoding thioredoxin, with product MSSTVELTKENFDQTVTDNEFVLIDFWAEWCGPCRQFAPVYEKAAEANPDLVFGKVDTEAQPELAAAFGIQSIPTLMIVRDQVAVFAQPGALPEAALTDVIGQARKLDMDEVRKSVAEQQAQAEQSGQ from the coding sequence ATGAGCAGCACCGTGGAGCTCACCAAGGAGAACTTCGACCAGACGGTCACGGACAACGAGTTCGTGCTGATCGACTTCTGGGCGGAGTGGTGTGGTCCGTGCCGGCAGTTCGCGCCGGTCTACGAGAAGGCTGCCGAGGCCAATCCGGACCTGGTGTTCGGCAAGGTGGACACCGAGGCGCAGCCGGAGCTGGCCGCGGCCTTCGGTATCCAGTCGATTCCCACGCTGATGATCGTCCGTGACCAGGTCGCGGTGTTCGCCCAGCCGGGCGCCCTGCCCGAGGCCGCCCTCACGGACGTCATCGGGCAGGCTCGCAAGCTGGACATGGACGAGGTGCGCAAGTCGGTGGCCGAGCAGCAGGCCCAGGCCGAGCAGAGCGGCCAGTAG
- a CDS encoding dihydrolipoyl dehydrogenase family protein has protein sequence MTETESIAYDVVVLGAGPVGENVADRTRAAGLSTAVVESELVGGECSYWACMPSKALLRPVIARADARRTPGLKEAVQGPLDTEAVLAHRDYYTSHWKDDGQVQWLDSIGADVHRGHGRLSGPRTVTVTGPDGTQKVLTARHAVAVCTGTRAVLPGLPGLADVRPWTSREATSAKAAPGRLIVVGGGVVATEMATAWQALGSQVTLLVRGKGLLNRMEPFAGELVAEALGEAGVDVRTGTSVESVSRQNGTVVAVTDTGDRIEADEILFATGRAPRTDDIGLDTVGLEPGSWLDVDDSLRVTGSEWLYGVGDVNHRALLTHQGKYQARIAGAAIAARASGTDRLESEPWGAHTATADHGAVPQVVFTDPEAASVGLSLAEAEQAGHRVRAVDYDLASVSGAGLYADGYRGRARMVVDLEREILLGVTFVGPGVGELIHSATIAVAGQVPISRLWHAVPSYPTISEVWLRLLEAYRDN, from the coding sequence ATGACGGAAACGGAATCCATCGCCTACGACGTCGTGGTGCTCGGTGCCGGGCCCGTGGGGGAGAACGTCGCCGACCGCACCCGTGCGGCCGGCCTCTCCACCGCGGTCGTGGAGAGCGAACTGGTCGGCGGCGAATGCTCGTACTGGGCGTGCATGCCCAGCAAAGCCCTGCTGCGCCCGGTCATCGCCCGCGCCGACGCCCGCCGCACACCCGGACTCAAGGAGGCGGTCCAGGGACCTCTCGACACGGAGGCGGTCCTCGCCCACCGCGACTACTACACCTCCCACTGGAAGGACGACGGCCAGGTCCAGTGGCTCGACAGCATCGGGGCCGACGTCCACCGCGGCCACGGCCGCCTCTCCGGACCCCGCACGGTCACGGTCACCGGCCCCGACGGGACACAGAAGGTGCTCACCGCCCGGCACGCCGTCGCCGTCTGCACCGGCACCCGCGCCGTCCTGCCCGGACTGCCGGGCCTCGCGGACGTGCGGCCCTGGACGAGCCGCGAGGCCACCAGCGCCAAGGCGGCGCCCGGCCGGCTGATCGTCGTCGGCGGGGGAGTGGTCGCCACCGAGATGGCCACCGCCTGGCAGGCCCTCGGCTCGCAGGTCACCCTCCTCGTCCGCGGCAAGGGCCTGCTGAACCGGATGGAGCCCTTCGCGGGCGAACTCGTCGCCGAGGCGCTCGGCGAGGCGGGTGTCGACGTCCGCACCGGCACGTCCGTGGAATCCGTCAGCCGGCAGAACGGCACGGTCGTGGCGGTCACCGACACCGGCGACCGTATCGAGGCCGACGAGATCCTCTTCGCCACCGGCCGGGCCCCGCGCACCGACGACATCGGCCTCGACACCGTCGGCCTGGAACCCGGCTCCTGGCTGGACGTCGACGACAGCCTGCGCGTCACCGGCAGCGAATGGCTGTACGGCGTCGGCGACGTCAATCACCGCGCCCTCCTCACCCACCAGGGCAAGTACCAGGCCCGTATCGCGGGCGCCGCCATCGCCGCCCGCGCCTCCGGCACCGACCGGCTGGAGTCCGAGCCCTGGGGCGCCCACACGGCCACCGCCGACCACGGCGCCGTCCCCCAGGTCGTCTTCACCGATCCCGAGGCGGCCTCCGTGGGCCTCTCCCTGGCGGAGGCGGAACAGGCCGGCCACCGCGTCCGCGCCGTCGACTACGACCTCGCCTCCGTCTCCGGCGCCGGCCTCTACGCCGACGGCTACCGCGGCCGCGCCCGCATGGTCGTCGACCTCGAACGCGAGATCCTCCTCGGCGTCACCTTCGTGGGCCCCGGCGTCGGCGAACTGATCCACTCGGCCACCATCGCGGTCGCCGGCCAGGTACCGATCAGCAGGCTGTGGCACGCGGTGCCGTCGTATCCGACGATCAGCGAGGTGTGGCTGCGGCTGCTGGAGGCCTACCGGGACAACTGA
- a CDS encoding peptide deformylase produces the protein MVSSPRDHVPVADLVEELLSTDGPLTIVEAGEPVLRRGTEPFDGQLDPALLARFVEALRVTMHAAPGVGLAAPQVGVPLRIAVIEDPAPVPEEVRLARGRVPQPFRVLVNPSYEPLGTVRAAFFEGCLSVPGWQAVVARPAEVRLTCEDESGRPVDEVFSGWPARIVQHETDHLDGTLYLDRADLRSLSSSRAMAERWTQPTPREAAESLGFDLP, from the coding sequence ATGGTTTCCTCTCCCCGTGATCACGTCCCCGTCGCCGACCTCGTCGAGGAACTCCTCTCCACGGACGGGCCGTTGACCATCGTCGAGGCCGGGGAGCCCGTGCTGCGGCGCGGCACCGAGCCCTTCGACGGCCAGCTGGACCCCGCCCTCCTCGCCCGCTTCGTCGAGGCCCTGCGCGTGACGATGCACGCGGCGCCGGGCGTGGGCCTGGCCGCGCCCCAGGTGGGGGTGCCGCTGCGTATCGCGGTCATCGAGGATCCCGCGCCGGTTCCCGAGGAGGTACGGCTGGCCCGCGGACGGGTGCCGCAGCCGTTCCGGGTGCTGGTCAACCCGTCCTACGAGCCGCTGGGCACCGTCCGGGCCGCGTTCTTCGAGGGCTGTCTGAGTGTGCCCGGCTGGCAGGCGGTGGTGGCCCGGCCCGCCGAGGTGCGGCTGACGTGCGAGGACGAGAGCGGCCGGCCGGTGGACGAGGTCTTCAGCGGCTGGCCCGCCCGGATCGTCCAGCACGAGACCGACCACCTCGACGGCACGCTCTACCTCGACCGCGCGGACCTGCGGTCCCTGTCGTCGAGCCGGGCGATGGCGGAGCGGTGGACCCAGCCGACGCCCCGGGAGGCGGCGGAGTCGCTGGGCTTCGACCTTCCGTAG
- a CDS encoding MerR family transcriptional regulator: protein MSTRTPASPGRSIGEVAGRFDVAVSTLRWWERCGLLTPARLSGRRVYDDADIRRIALIQLLQKTAMMSLPEISALLDGTGKDQDWRTAVGARVAECEAQLARLTAAHAYLTHLLSCPNDHPTDQCPHLAEEIGTYLATGRVPAPPDSAGDTPVA from the coding sequence ATGTCAACCAGGACCCCGGCGTCCCCCGGCCGGAGCATCGGCGAAGTCGCGGGCCGCTTCGACGTCGCCGTGTCCACCCTGCGCTGGTGGGAGCGGTGCGGTCTGCTCACCCCGGCCCGACTCTCCGGGCGGCGCGTGTACGACGACGCCGACATACGCCGTATCGCACTGATCCAGCTCCTGCAGAAGACCGCGATGATGAGCCTGCCGGAGATCTCCGCCCTGCTCGACGGCACCGGCAAGGACCAGGACTGGCGTACGGCGGTGGGAGCGCGCGTCGCCGAGTGCGAGGCGCAGCTCGCCCGGCTGACCGCTGCCCACGCCTACCTCACCCATCTGCTGTCCTGCCCGAACGACCACCCCACCGACCAATGCCCGCACCTGGCCGAGGAGATCGGCACCTACCTCGCCACCGGCCGCGTACCGGCGCCGCCGGACAGTGCCGGTGACACGCCTGTGGCGTGA
- a CDS encoding LacI family DNA-binding transcriptional regulator yields MVQIPKTPVPASPVPRSVPTSADVARLAGVSRATVSYVLNNTSAVRISEPTRRRVREAAKELGYVPHAAARSLRAGHSRMVLMPAPDFPVGPLYSRFLDELQWALGRLDYTVVQYGAVGVRGDEAARAWAELRPVAVLVPGSDLGTKGVTVLKRSGARAVVTLASESVEGAHALLLDHEAVGHCAGAHLYARGRRRIGVVVPEESGLESFSAPRLAGVRRALRGTDATVVELPLAYEESAAARLAARWRELGLDAVFAYNDEYAMLLMRALQDEDIDIPGHTAVIGADDLMLGRLLRPRLSTVHVELPSGRDLAELVDRAVRNPGAATETHTVLGASMVHRESS; encoded by the coding sequence ATGGTGCAGATACCGAAAACGCCCGTTCCCGCGTCGCCCGTACCGCGCTCTGTCCCCACGAGCGCCGATGTGGCCCGCCTGGCCGGCGTCTCGCGCGCGACCGTCTCCTACGTCCTCAACAACACCAGCGCCGTCCGGATCAGCGAGCCCACGCGCCGTCGCGTCCGTGAGGCCGCCAAGGAACTCGGGTACGTGCCGCACGCGGCGGCCCGCAGCCTGCGCGCCGGACACAGCCGTATGGTGCTGATGCCCGCACCGGACTTCCCGGTGGGCCCGCTCTACAGTCGGTTCCTCGATGAGCTCCAGTGGGCACTGGGGCGCCTCGACTACACCGTCGTGCAGTACGGCGCGGTCGGCGTCCGCGGTGACGAGGCCGCCCGCGCCTGGGCCGAGCTGCGGCCGGTCGCGGTGCTGGTGCCGGGGTCGGACCTCGGCACGAAGGGCGTGACGGTGCTCAAGCGTTCCGGGGCCCGGGCGGTGGTCACCCTGGCCTCGGAGTCCGTGGAGGGCGCCCATGCCCTGCTCCTGGACCACGAGGCCGTCGGCCACTGCGCGGGCGCGCACCTGTACGCCCGCGGCAGACGCCGTATCGGAGTCGTCGTGCCCGAGGAGTCCGGTCTGGAGTCCTTCTCCGCTCCCCGTCTCGCAGGCGTACGGCGCGCCCTGCGCGGCACGGACGCCACGGTCGTCGAACTGCCCCTCGCCTACGAGGAGTCGGCCGCCGCCCGGCTCGCCGCCCGCTGGCGCGAGCTCGGCCTGGACGCCGTGTTCGCCTACAACGACGAGTACGCGATGCTGCTCATGCGGGCCCTCCAGGACGAGGACATCGACATACCCGGGCACACGGCGGTGATCGGCGCCGACGACCTGATGCTCGGCCGCCTGCTGAGACCCCGGCTCAGTACGGTCCACGTCGAACTGCCCTCAGGGCGCGACCTCGCCGAGCTGGTCGACCGCGCGGTGCGCAACCCCGGCGCCGCGACCGAGACCCACACGGTGCTGGGCGCCTCGATGGTGCATCGCGAGTCCAGCTGA
- a CDS encoding benzaldehyde dehydrogenase produces the protein MPLLDPKTWQPRTLGGPEHAVTEPATGDSLGVVRLATAEDVAVAAETARGAQSDWARVPHFVRAGVLRKAGDLFTAHAEELREWLVRESGSIPGKADFELHVAAQECYEAAALASRPAGQVLPSEAARLSYTRRVPAGVVGVISPFNAPLILSIRSVAPALALGNAVVLKPDPRTAVCGGLSLAAIFAEAGLPEGLFHVLPGGPDAGQALVADPRILIISFTGSTAAGRAVGEAAGRHLKRAHLELGGNSALVVLEDADIDAVISTAAWGSFFHQGQICMTTGRHLVHSSLYDEYIERLAAKADSLAVGDPHREQVHLGPIIDDGQLAKVHGLVEASTARGAKLAAGGTHDRLFYRPTVLADVDDATPAYAEEVFGPVAPVRSFSTPDEAAALAAAGPYGLSLGIVTRDAARGLDLAERIPTGIVHINDQTVNDEAVAPFGGIAASGTGARFGGEANLEAFTELRWTTVRSDVAPYPF, from the coding sequence ATGCCTTTGCTCGACCCCAAAACCTGGCAGCCCCGAACCCTGGGGGGACCCGAACACGCCGTCACCGAGCCCGCCACCGGCGACTCGCTCGGCGTCGTGCGCCTCGCCACGGCGGAGGACGTCGCCGTGGCGGCGGAGACCGCCCGGGGCGCGCAGAGCGACTGGGCCCGCGTCCCGCACTTCGTCCGTGCGGGCGTGCTGCGCAAGGCCGGTGACCTGTTCACCGCGCACGCCGAAGAACTGCGCGAGTGGCTGGTCCGGGAGTCCGGATCCATTCCCGGCAAGGCCGACTTCGAACTGCACGTCGCGGCCCAGGAGTGCTACGAGGCCGCCGCACTCGCCTCCCGCCCGGCCGGACAGGTCCTGCCCAGCGAGGCGGCCCGGCTGTCCTACACCCGTCGGGTCCCGGCCGGCGTCGTCGGCGTGATCTCCCCCTTCAACGCCCCGCTGATCCTCTCCATCCGCTCCGTCGCCCCGGCGCTCGCCCTCGGCAACGCGGTCGTCCTGAAGCCGGACCCGCGGACGGCCGTCTGCGGCGGGCTCTCCCTCGCCGCGATCTTCGCCGAAGCCGGCCTGCCGGAGGGGCTGTTCCACGTCCTGCCGGGCGGACCCGACGCCGGTCAGGCCCTGGTCGCCGACCCGCGGATCCTCATCATCTCCTTCACCGGCTCCACCGCGGCGGGCCGCGCCGTCGGCGAGGCGGCAGGCCGCCACCTCAAGCGCGCACACCTGGAACTGGGCGGCAACTCCGCCCTGGTCGTGCTGGAGGACGCCGACATCGACGCGGTCATCTCCACGGCCGCCTGGGGCTCCTTCTTCCACCAGGGCCAGATCTGCATGACGACCGGCCGCCACCTGGTCCACAGCTCCCTGTACGACGAATACATCGAGCGGCTGGCGGCGAAGGCCGACTCCCTCGCCGTCGGCGACCCGCACCGCGAGCAGGTCCATCTCGGCCCGATCATCGACGACGGCCAGCTCGCCAAGGTGCACGGCCTGGTGGAGGCCAGCACCGCCCGCGGCGCCAAGCTGGCCGCCGGCGGCACCCACGACCGCCTCTTCTACCGGCCGACGGTCCTGGCCGACGTGGACGACGCCACCCCCGCGTACGCGGAGGAGGTGTTCGGTCCCGTGGCGCCCGTACGGTCGTTCAGCACGCCCGACGAGGCGGCCGCCCTGGCGGCGGCCGGCCCCTACGGCCTCTCGCTCGGCATCGTGACCCGGGACGCCGCCCGCGGCCTCGACCTGGCCGAGCGGATCCCGACCGGCATCGTCCACATCAACGACCAGACGGTGAACGACGAGGCCGTCGCCCCCTTCGGAGGCATCGCCGCGTCCGGCACCGGCGCCCGCTTCGGCGGCGAGGCCAACCTGGAGGCCTTCACCGAGCTGCGCTGGACGACGGTGCGCTCGGACGTGGCGCCGTACCCGTTCTAA